The Gemmatimonadaceae bacterium genome contains the following window.
AGGCCCCTCCGAGCGGCGTGACCGGACCCAGCCAACGCGCCCCGCTCAGGGCCAGGGCATACAGCGATCCGCTGAATAGCAGCGTGCCTGCTACGAACAACCAGCCGGCAACTCGTATTGGACCGCCGGCGCCGCTGGTCGTCGCGGCAACTGACCGTCCGACAAACAACGCCACGGCAATGATCGCCAACGCGTGGTACATCTGATAGCGCACCGCCGTCTCAAAGGTCTCCAGCGACCGCGGATCAAGTCGCTCCTTGAGCGCGTGGGCACCGAAGGCGCCAGCCGCCACGGCCATTGCCGCCGAAAGACTGCCGATCACGAGAAAGAGGCGCTGCATCAAGTCTCCGCTGCTGCGTTGGGGGGAACGGTCCGGGGCGCCGCGGACCGCGACGCCGGCGGCAGCTGCGACATCGCGTGCTCCGCCAGCGCCGTAATCGTGAGTGACGGGTTCACGCCGGGATTGGCCGGCATGGCCGACCCGTCACAGATAATGAAGTTCTCGTAGCCGAAGGCGCGCAGCTGGTGGTCCACCACACCGCGCGAAGCGTCGGCGCCAATCACGGCACCGCCCAGCAGGTGCGCCGTTGTGGGAATGTTCGCCGCCGCCTCGAACACGCTGCTGTGGGCGAAGCCGCCGGTCCGTTGCGCCAGCCACTCCGCCGCCGCGTTCGCCACCGGGATGAACGTTGGGTTCGGGCGTTCGCGATGCTGCGACGTCCGCAGTCCCCAGCCGCCGAGCAAGCCGCGACGCAGCCGCAGGGCTATGGCGTTGTCGTTCGTCTGCATCACCAACACGACCAGGGTGCGCTTGCTCCAGCCGACGGGGATTCGCGAGCGCAGGAAACGGAGGGGATGCCGGGCAATGGCCGCCAGCAGCATCAACGGCCGCGTCAGTCGCGTGCCCTTTCCCGTGAGCGGCGCGAGCAACGTCATCAGGAAGTCCCCGTGACGCCCATACGTACACAGCTCGATGTGCGTGTCCTCGTCGGGATGTACACTGCCACTG
Protein-coding sequences here:
- a CDS encoding DUF423 domain-containing protein produces the protein MQRLFLVIGSLSAAMAVAAGAFGAHALKERLDPRSLETFETAVRYQMYHALAIIAVALFVGRSVAATTSGAGGPIRVAGWLFVAGTLLFSGSLYALALSGARWLGPVTPLGGACLLAGWVAFAVAAGRA